The following DNA comes from Microbacterium wangchenii.
ACCCGAGGCCAAGCCCGGCGACACCGTGACCGTGCACTACGCGGGCGTGGAGTACGACTCCGGCGAGGAGTTCGACTCGTCGTGGGGCCGGGGCGAGAGCATCCAGTTCCCCCTGCGCGGCCTCATCCAGGGGTGGCAGGACGGCATCCCCGGCATGAAGGTCGGCGGACGCCGCGAGCTCGTCATCCCGCCGCACCTCGCGTACGGACCCGCCGGCGGCCACTTCCTCGGCGGCAAGACCCTCATCTTCATCATCGATCTGCTCGCCGTCGGCTGAGCCCGGCGTCCCGATGGGGTCGGATGCTGCGGCGTCCGGCCCCATCGCCGTCTCCGTGCCCGCGGGCGGATCATGCGGACTCTACCGTCGCCGGGGGGAGGATCTTAGGCTCGCGCGGCGAGGGCGGCGTCCTGGTCGCCCGGTGAGGGGCCGGCGCGGTGAACTACGGGATCAGCATCCTCTTCCGGGCGATCCCCCTTCTCATGGGGGCGGTCTGCCTGAGCTTCGGCTGGTACGTCTTCGCAGGCGGCGACGATGCCGCCCACCGCACGGCGGGGCACGTGCTCATCTCGCTCACCGCCATCTGCATCGCCCT
Coding sequences within:
- a CDS encoding FKBP-type peptidyl-prolyl cis-trans isomerase; translated protein: MTERTKPEFDAPQGPAPTDLVIRDLIVGDGPEAKPGDTVTVHYAGVEYDSGEEFDSSWGRGESIQFPLRGLIQGWQDGIPGMKVGGRRELVIPPHLAYGPAGGHFLGGKTLIFIIDLLAVG